A part of Escherichia marmotae genomic DNA contains:
- the glgA gene encoding glycogen synthase GlgA, which translates to MQVLHVCSEMFPLLKTGGLADVIGALPAAQIADGVDARVLLPAFPDIRRGVTDAKVVSRRDTFAGHFTLLFGHYNGVGIYLIDAPHLYDRPGSPYHDTNLFAYTDNVLRFALLGWVGAEMASGLDPFWRPDVVHAHDWHAGLAPAYLAASGRPAKSVFTVHNLAYQGMFYAHHMNDIQLPWSFFNVHGLEFNGQISFLKAGLYYADHITAVSPTYAREITEPQFAYGMEGLLQQRHREGRLSGILNGVDEKIWSPETDLLLASRYTRDSLEDKAENKRQLQIAMGLKVDDKVPLFAVVSRLTSQKGLDLVLEALPGLLEQGGQLALLGAGDPVLQEGFLAAAAEHPGQVGVQIGYHEAFSHRIMGGADVILVPSRFEPCGLTQLYGLKYGTLPLVRRTGGLADTVSDCSLENLADGVASGFVFEDSNAWSLLRAIRRAFVLWSRPSLWRFVQRQAMAMDFSWQVAAKSYRELYYRLK; encoded by the coding sequence ATGCAGGTTTTACATGTATGTTCAGAGATGTTCCCGCTGCTTAAAACCGGCGGTCTGGCTGATGTTATTGGGGCATTACCCGCAGCACAAATCGCAGACGGCGTTGACGCTCGCGTACTGTTGCCTGCATTTCCCGATATTCGCCGCGGCGTGACCGATGCAAAGGTGGTATCTCGTCGTGATACCTTTGCCGGGCATTTCACGCTGCTGTTCGGGCATTACAACGGGGTTGGCATTTACCTGATTGATGCGCCACATCTCTACGATCGTCCCGGAAGCCCGTATCACGATACCAACTTATTTGCCTACACCGACAACGTATTGCGTTTTGCACTGCTGGGGTGGGTTGGGGCAGAGATGGCAAGCGGGCTTGACCCATTCTGGCGTCCCGATGTGGTGCATGCGCACGACTGGCATGCAGGCCTTGCGCCTGCGTATCTGGCGGCAAGTGGGCGTCCGGCGAAGTCGGTGTTTACTGTGCACAATCTGGCCTATCAAGGCATGTTTTATGCACATCACATGAATGACATCCAATTGCCATGGTCATTCTTTAATGTTCACGGACTGGAGTTCAACGGGCAAATCTCTTTCCTGAAAGCCGGATTGTATTACGCTGACCACATTACCGCGGTTAGTCCGACCTACGCTCGTGAGATTACTGAACCTCAGTTTGCCTACGGTATGGAAGGTCTGCTCCAGCAACGTCATCGTGAAGGGCGGCTTTCCGGCATACTGAACGGCGTGGACGAGAAAATATGGAGTCCAGAGACGGACTTACTTTTAGCCTCGCGTTACACCCGCGATTCATTGGAGGATAAAGCGGAGAATAAGCGCCAGTTGCAAATCGCAATGGGGCTTAAGGTTGACGATAAAGTGCCGCTTTTTGCAGTGGTGAGCCGTCTGACCAGCCAGAAAGGTCTTGACCTGGTGCTGGAGGCCTTACCGGGCCTTCTGGAACAGGGGGGACAACTGGCGTTACTTGGCGCGGGCGATCCGGTGTTGCAGGAAGGTTTTCTTGCCGCAGCGGCGGAACATCCCGGGCAGGTTGGTGTACAGATTGGTTATCACGAAGCATTTTCGCATCGCATTATGGGCGGCGCGGACGTCATTCTGGTGCCCAGTCGTTTTGAACCGTGCGGCTTAACGCAACTTTATGGATTGAAGTACGGCACGCTGCCATTGGTGCGGCGTACCGGTGGGCTTGCTGATACGGTTTCTGACTGTTCTCTTGAGAACCTTGCAGATGGCGTCGCCAGTGGGTTTGTCTTTGAAGATAGTAATGCCTGGTCGTTGTTACGGGCTATTCGGCGCGCTTTTGTTCTGTGGTCCCGCCCTTCGCTGTGGCGGTTTGTGCAACGTCAGGCTATGGCAATGGATTTTAGCTGGCAGGTCGCGGCGAAGTCGTACCGTGAGCTTTACTATCGCTTGAAATAG
- the glgC gene encoding glucose-1-phosphate adenylyltransferase, translating into MISLEKNDHLMLARQLPLKSVALILAGGRGTRLKDLTNKRAKPAVHFGGKFRIIDFALSNCINSGIRRMGVITQYQSHTLVQHIQRGWSFFNEEMNEFVDLLPAQQRMKGENWYRGTADAVTQNLDIIRRYKAEYVVILAGDHIYKQDYSRMLIDHVEKGARCTVACMPVPIEEASAFGVMAVDENDKIIEFVEKPANPPSMPNDPSKSLASMGIYVFDADYLYELLEEDDRDENSSHDFGKDLIPKITEEGLAYAHPFPLSCVQSDPDAEPYWRDVGTLEAYWKANLDLASVVPELDMYDRNWPIRTYNESLPPAKFVQDRSGSHGMTLNSLVSGGCVISGSVVVQSVLFSRVRVNSFCNIDSAVLLPEVWVGRSCRLRRCVIDRACVIPEGMVIGEDAEEDARRFYRSEEGIVLVTREMLRKLGYKQER; encoded by the coding sequence ATGATTAGTTTAGAGAAGAACGATCACTTAATGTTGGCACGCCAGCTGCCATTGAAGTCTGTTGCCTTGATTCTGGCGGGGGGACGCGGTACTCGCCTGAAGGATTTAACCAATAAGAGAGCAAAGCCTGCCGTACACTTCGGCGGCAAGTTCCGCATTATCGACTTTGCTCTGTCCAACTGCATCAACTCCGGTATCCGCCGTATGGGCGTGATCACCCAGTACCAGTCTCACACCCTGGTGCAGCACATTCAGCGCGGCTGGTCGTTCTTCAATGAAGAAATGAACGAGTTTGTCGATCTGCTGCCAGCGCAGCAGAGAATGAAAGGGGAAAACTGGTATCGCGGTACGGCAGATGCAGTTACCCAAAACCTCGACATTATTCGCCGTTATAAAGCGGAGTATGTAGTGATCCTGGCGGGTGACCATATCTACAAGCAGGACTATTCGCGAATGCTTATCGACCACGTCGAAAAAGGTGCGCGTTGTACCGTTGCTTGTATGCCAGTCCCAATTGAAGAAGCCTCTGCATTTGGTGTTATGGCTGTCGATGAAAACGATAAAATTATCGAATTTGTTGAGAAACCGGCTAACCCGCCGTCAATGCCAAACGATCCGAGCAAATCTTTGGCGAGTATGGGGATCTACGTCTTTGACGCAGACTACTTGTATGAACTGCTGGAAGAAGACGATCGCGATGAAAACTCCAGCCACGACTTTGGTAAAGATTTGATTCCAAAAATTACCGAAGAAGGCCTCGCCTATGCGCATCCATTCCCGCTCTCTTGTGTACAGTCCGACCCGGACGCCGAGCCGTACTGGCGCGATGTGGGGACGCTGGAAGCTTATTGGAAAGCGAACCTCGATCTGGCCTCTGTCGTGCCGGAACTGGATATGTACGATCGCAACTGGCCGATTCGTACCTACAATGAATCATTGCCGCCAGCGAAATTCGTTCAGGATCGCTCCGGTAGCCACGGGATGACCCTTAACTCCCTGGTTTCTGGCGGTTGTGTGATCTCTGGTTCGGTGGTGGTGCAGTCCGTTCTGTTCTCACGCGTTCGCGTGAATTCATTCTGCAACATTGATTCCGCCGTATTGCTACCAGAAGTATGGGTAGGTCGCTCGTGCCGTCTGCGTCGCTGTGTCATTGACCGCGCTTGTGTTATTCCGGAAGGCATGGTGATTGGTGAGGATGCAGAAGAGGATGCACGTCGTTTCTATCGTTCAGAAGAAGGCATCGTGCTGGTTACGCGCGAAATGCTACGGAAGTTAGGGTATAAACAGGAGCGATAA
- the glgX gene encoding glycogen debranching protein GlgX, producing the protein MTQLAIGKPAPLGAHYDGQGVNFTLFSAHAERVELCVFDAQDVEHRYDLPGRSGDIWHGYLPDARPGLRYGYRVHGPWQPAMGHRFNPAKLLIDPCARQIVGEFKDNPLLHAGHSEPDYRDNAAIAPKCVVVVDHYDWEDDAPPCTSWGSTIIYEAHVKGLTYLHPEIPVEIRGTYKALGHPVMINYLKQLGITALELLPVAQFASEPRLQRMGLSNYWGYNPVALFALHPAYACSPETALDEFRDAVKALHKAGIEVILDIVLNHSAELDLDGPVFSLRGIDNRSYYWIREDGDYHNWTGCGNTLNLSHPAVVEYASACLRYWVETCHVDGFRFDLATVMGRTPEFRQDAPLFIAIQNCPVLSQVKLIAEPWDIAPGGYQVGNFPPLFAEWNDHFRDAARRFWLHYDLSLGEFAGRFAASSDVFKRNGRLPSAAINLVTAHDGFTLRDCVCFNHKHNEANGEENRDGTNNNYSNNHGKEGLGGTLDLVERRRDSIHALLTTLLLSQGTPMLLAGDEHGHSQHGNNNAYCQDNQLTWLDWSQASSGLIAFTAALIHLRKRIPALVEDRWWEEGDGNVRWLNRYAQSLSSDEWQNGPKQLQILLSDRFLIAINATLEVTEIVLPAGEWHAIPPFAGEDNPVITAVWPGPAHGLCVFQR; encoded by the coding sequence ATGACACAACTTGCCATTGGCAAACCCGCTCCCCTTGGCGCGCATTACGACGGCCAGGGCGTCAACTTCACGCTCTTCTCCGCTCATGCCGAGCGGGTAGAGCTGTGTGTGTTTGACGCCCAGGACGTAGAACATCGGTATGACTTGCCAGGACGAAGTGGCGATATCTGGCACGGTTATCTGCCGGATGCGCGCCCGGGTTTGCGTTATGGTTATCGCGTTCATGGCCCATGGCAACCCGCCATGGGGCATCGCTTTAACCCGGCGAAGTTGTTGATTGATCCTTGCGCGCGGCAGATTGTCGGGGAATTTAAAGATAACCCGCTGCTGCACGCTGGCCATAGTGAACCTGACTATCGCGATAATGCTGCCATTGCGCCGAAATGCGTCGTGGTAGTGGATCACTATGATTGGGAAGATGATGCCCCGCCGTGCACGTCGTGGGGCAGCACTATCATTTATGAAGCCCATGTCAAAGGATTAACCTACTTGCACCCGGAGATCCCGGTAGAGATCCGCGGCACTTATAAAGCCCTGGGGCATCCGGTGATGATCAACTATTTAAAACAGTTGGGCATTACCGCACTGGAGCTGCTGCCGGTGGCGCAATTTGCCAGTGAGCCGCGTTTGCAACGCATGGGGCTAAGCAACTACTGGGGTTACAACCCGGTGGCGCTGTTTGCGCTGCATCCGGCGTATGCCTGCTCGCCAGAAACGGCGCTGGATGAGTTTCGTGATGCAGTCAAAGCCCTGCATAAAGCGGGCATTGAGGTCATTCTCGACATCGTGCTCAACCACAGTGCGGAACTGGATCTCGACGGTCCGGTATTCTCACTGCGCGGGATCGATAACCGTAGCTATTATTGGATAAGAGAAGACGGTGATTATCACAACTGGACCGGCTGTGGCAACACACTCAACTTGAGCCATCCGGCAGTGGTGGAATACGCCAGCGCCTGTCTACGCTATTGGGTGGAAACCTGTCACGTTGATGGCTTCCGTTTCGATCTCGCAACAGTCATGGGGCGAACGCCGGAGTTTCGTCAGGATGCGCCGCTGTTTATCGCTATCCAGAATTGCCCGGTGCTTTCGCAAGTGAAGCTGATTGCTGAACCGTGGGATATCGCACCCGGTGGCTATCAGGTGGGGAATTTCCCTCCGCTGTTTGCCGAGTGGAACGATCATTTCCGCGATGCCGCCCGCCGTTTCTGGCTGCATTATGATTTGTCTCTGGGAGAGTTTGCCGGACGCTTTGCCGCATCCAGTGATGTTTTTAAACGTAATGGCCGTCTGCCGAGTGCTGCGATTAATCTGGTCACAGCACATGACGGTTTTACGCTTCGCGACTGCGTTTGTTTCAACCATAAGCACAATGAAGCAAATGGAGAAGAAAATCGCGACGGAACCAACAACAATTACAGTAACAATCATGGTAAAGAAGGATTAGGCGGTACTCTTGATCTGGTTGAACGGCGGCGCGACAGCATTCACGCCCTGCTAACAACGTTGTTGCTCTCCCAGGGTACGCCGATGTTACTGGCCGGTGACGAACATGGTCACAGCCAGCATGGCAATAACAATGCTTACTGTCAGGATAACCAACTAACGTGGTTGGACTGGTCGCAAGCAAGCAGTGGTTTAATCGCGTTTACCGCCGCGTTAATCCATCTGCGCAAGCGCATTCCTGCTTTGGTAGAGGATCGCTGGTGGGAAGAAGGCGACGGCAATGTCCGTTGGCTAAATCGATATGCTCAATCTTTAAGCTCGGATGAGTGGCAGAACGGGCCGAAGCAACTGCAAATTTTGCTTTCGGATCGTTTCTTGATCGCAATAAACGCCACGCTTGAGGTAACAGAGATTGTTTTACCTGCAGGGGAGTGGCATGCCATTCCCCCATTCGCTGGAGAGGATAACCCAGTGATTACGGCTGTCTGGCCGGGACCTGCACACGGATTGTGTGTGTTCCAGAGATGA
- the glgB gene encoding 1,4-alpha-glucan branching enzyme codes for MSVRIDRDVINALIAGHFADPFSVLGMHKTTAGLEVRALLPDATDMWVIEPKTGRKVAKLECLDSRGFFSGVIPRRKNFFRYQLAVVWHGQQNLIDDPYRFGPLIQEMDAWLLSEGTHLRPYETLGAHADTMDGVTGTRFSVWAPNARRVSVVGQFNYWDGRRHPMRLRKESGIWELFIPGAHNGQLYKYEMIDANGNLRLKSDPYAFEAQMRPETASLICGLPEKVVQTEERKKANQFDAPISIYEVHLGSWRRHADNNFWLSYRELADQLVPYAKWMGFTHLELLPINEHPFDGSWGYQPTGLYAPTRRFGTRDDFRYFIDAAHAAGLNVILDWVPGHFPTDDFALAEFDGTNLYEHSDPREGYHQDWNTLIYNYGRREVSNFLVGNALYWVERFGIDALRVDAVASMIYRDYSRKEGEWIPNEFGGRENLEAIEFLRNTNRIIGEQVPGAVTMAEESTDFPNVSRPQDIGGLGFWYKWNLGWMHDTLDYMKLDPIYRQYHHDKLTFGMLYNYTENFVLPLSHDEVVHGKKSILDRMPGDAWQKFANLRAYYAWMWAFPGKKLLFMGNEFAQGREWNHDASLDWHLLEGGDNWHHGVQRLVRDLNHTYRHHKALHELDFDAYGFEWLVVDDHERSVLIFVRRDKEGNEIIVASNFTPVPRYDYRFGINQPGKWREILNTDSMHYHGSNAGNGGAVHSDEIASHGRQHSLSLTLPPLATIWLVREGE; via the coding sequence ATGTCCGTTCGTATCGATAGAGACGTGATAAACGCGCTAATTGCAGGCCATTTTGCAGACCCATTTTCCGTACTGGGAATGCATAAAACTACAGCGGGACTGGAAGTCCGTGCCCTTTTACCTGATGCCACCGATATGTGGGTGATTGAACCAAAAACCGGACGCAAAGTCGCTAAACTGGAGTGTCTCGACTCTCGTGGATTCTTTAGCGGCGTCATACCGCGGCGTAAGAATTTTTTCCGTTATCAGTTGGCTGTTGTCTGGCATGGTCAGCAGAACCTGATTGATGATCCTTACCGTTTTGGTCCTTTAATCCAGGAAATGGATGCCTGGCTGTTATCTGAAGGTACTCACCTGCGCCCATATGAAACCTTAGGCGCGCACGCTGATACTATGGATGGCGTTACCGGCACGCGTTTTTCTGTCTGGGCACCAAATGCCCGACGAGTCTCGGTCGTTGGGCAATTCAACTACTGGGATGGCCGCCGTCACCCAATGCGTCTGCGTAAAGAAAGCGGTATCTGGGAACTGTTTATCCCTGGCGCGCATAACGGTCAGCTCTATAAATACGAGATGATTGATGCTAACGGTAATCTCCGTCTGAAGTCTGATCCCTATGCTTTCGAAGCGCAGATGCGCCCGGAAACCGCTTCCCTTATTTGCGGACTGCCTGAAAAAGTCGTACAGACTGAAGAGCGCAAAAAAGCGAATCAGTTTGATGCGCCAATCTCTATCTATGAAGTTCACCTGGGCTCCTGGCGTCGTCACGCCGATAACAACTTCTGGCTAAGCTATCGCGAACTGGCTGATCAACTGGTGCCTTACGCCAAGTGGATGGGCTTTACCCACCTCGAACTGTTGCCGATTAATGAACATCCGTTCGATGGCAGTTGGGGCTATCAGCCGACGGGTCTGTATGCGCCAACTCGTCGTTTTGGTACTCGTGATGACTTCCGTTATTTCATTGATGCCGCACACGCAGCCGGTTTGAACGTTATTCTCGACTGGGTGCCGGGGCACTTCCCGACTGATGACTTTGCGCTTGCCGAATTTGACGGTACGAACCTGTATGAGCACAGCGATCCGCGTGAAGGCTACCACCAGGACTGGAATACCCTGATCTACAACTATGGACGTCGTGAAGTCAGCAATTTCCTCGTCGGTAACGCGCTGTACTGGGTTGAACGTTTTGGTATTGATGCGCTGCGTGTCGATGCAGTAGCGTCGATGATTTATCGTGATTACAGCCGTAAAGAGGGTGAGTGGATCCCCAACGAGTTTGGTGGACGCGAGAATCTGGAAGCGATTGAGTTCCTGCGCAATACCAACCGTATTATCGGTGAGCAAGTTCCTGGCGCGGTAACGATGGCGGAGGAGTCTACCGACTTCCCGAACGTTTCTCGTCCTCAGGATATTGGCGGCCTGGGCTTCTGGTACAAATGGAACCTGGGCTGGATGCACGACACCCTGGATTACATGAAGCTCGACCCGATTTATCGTCAATACCATCACGATAAACTCACCTTCGGGATGCTCTACAACTACACTGAAAACTTCGTCCTGCCGTTGTCGCACGACGAAGTGGTGCACGGCAAAAAATCGATTCTCGACAGAATGCCGGGTGATGCATGGCAGAAGTTTGCCAATTTGCGCGCCTACTATGCCTGGATGTGGGCGTTTCCGGGCAAAAAACTGCTGTTCATGGGTAATGAATTTGCCCAAGGGCGAGAGTGGAACCACGATGCCAGCCTCGACTGGCATCTGCTGGAAGGCGGTGACAACTGGCATCACGGTGTCCAGCGTCTGGTACGCGATCTGAACCACACTTATCGTCATCATAAAGCACTGCATGAGCTGGATTTCGACGCGTATGGCTTTGAATGGCTGGTGGTGGATGACCATGAACGCTCGGTGCTGATTTTTGTTCGCCGCGATAAAGAGGGGAATGAAATTATCGTTGCCAGTAACTTTACGCCGGTGCCGCGCTATGACTATCGCTTTGGCATTAATCAGCCGGGTAAATGGCGTGAAATCCTCAACACTGATTCCATGCACTACCACGGTAGTAATGCCGGCAATGGCGGCGCGGTACACAGCGATGAGATTGCCAGCCACGGTCGTCAGCATTCATTAAGCCTTACACTACCGCCGCTGGCCACTATCTGGCTGGTTCGGGAGGGAGAATGA
- the asd gene encoding aspartate-semialdehyde dehydrogenase produces the protein MKNVGFIGWRGMVGSVLMQRMVEERDFDAIRPVFFSTSQSGQAAPSFGGTSGTLQDAFDLEALKALDIIVTCQGGDYTNEIYPKLRESGWQGYWIDAASSLRMKDDAIIILDPVNQGVITDGLNKGIRTFVGGNCTVSLMLMSLGGLFANNLVDWVSVATYQAASGGGARHMRELLTQMGQLYGHVADELATPSSAILEIERKVTTLTRSGELPVDNFGVPLAGSLIPWIDKQLDNGQSREEWKGLAETNKILNTSSVIPVDGLCVRVGALRCHSQAFTIKLKKDVSIPTVEELLAAHNPWAKVVPNDREITMRELTPAAVTGTLTTPVGRLRKLNMGPEFLSAFTVGDQLLWGAAEPLRRMLRQLA, from the coding sequence ATGAAAAATGTTGGTTTTATCGGCTGGCGCGGTATGGTCGGCTCCGTTCTCATGCAACGCATGGTTGAAGAGCGCGATTTCGACGCCATTCGCCCTGTCTTCTTTTCGACTTCCCAGTCTGGCCAGGCTGCGCCGTCCTTTGGCGGCACCTCCGGCACACTTCAGGATGCTTTTGATCTGGAAGCGCTGAAGGCTCTCGATATCATCGTGACCTGTCAGGGCGGCGATTATACCAACGAAATCTATCCAAAGCTTCGTGAAAGCGGATGGCAAGGTTACTGGATTGACGCAGCATCGTCTCTGCGCATGAAAGATGACGCCATCATCATCCTTGACCCTGTTAATCAGGGCGTCATTACCGACGGATTAAATAAAGGCATCAGGACTTTTGTTGGCGGTAACTGTACTGTCAGCCTGATGTTGATGTCGTTGGGCGGTTTATTCGCTAATAATCTTGTTGATTGGGTTTCCGTTGCGACCTACCAGGCGGCTTCCGGCGGTGGTGCGCGACATATGCGTGAGTTATTAACCCAGATGGGTCAGTTGTATGGCCATGTGGCGGATGAACTTGCGACCCCCTCCTCTGCTATTCTCGAGATCGAACGCAAAGTTACGACGCTAACCCGCAGCGGCGAACTGCCAGTTGATAACTTTGGCGTGCCGCTGGCTGGTAGCCTGATTCCGTGGATCGACAAACAGCTCGATAATGGTCAGAGCCGCGAAGAGTGGAAAGGGCTGGCGGAAACTAACAAGATCCTCAACACATCTTCCGTGATCCCGGTAGATGGCTTATGTGTGCGTGTCGGGGCACTACGCTGCCACAGCCAGGCATTCACCATTAAATTGAAAAAGGATGTATCCATTCCGACCGTGGAAGAACTGCTGGCTGCGCACAATCCGTGGGCGAAAGTAGTACCAAACGATCGTGAAATCACGATGCGTGAGCTAACCCCAGCAGCCGTTACCGGCACGCTGACCACGCCTGTAGGCCGCCTGCGTAAACTGAATATGGGACCAGAATTCCTGTCAGCCTTTACCGTGGGTGATCAGTTGCTGTGGGGGGCCGCGGAGCCGCTGCGTCGGATGCTTCGTCAACTGGCGTAA
- the yhgN gene encoding NAAT family transporter YhgN produces the protein MNEIISAAVLLILIMDPLGNLPIFMSVLKHTEPKRRRAIMVRELLIALLLMLVFLFAGEKILAFLNLRAETVSISGGIILFLIAIKMIFPSASGNSSGLPAGEEPFIVPLAIPLVAGPTILATLMLLSHQYPNQMGHLVIALLLAWGGTFIILLQSSLFLRLLGEKGVNALERLMGLILVMMATQMFLDGIRMWMKG, from the coding sequence ATGAATGAAATCATTTCTGCAGCAGTTTTATTGATCCTGATTATGGATCCGCTCGGAAACCTACCTATTTTTATGTCCGTACTAAAACATACTGAACCGAAAAGACGCCGGGCAATCATGGTGCGAGAATTGCTCATCGCGCTATTGCTGATGTTAGTGTTCCTGTTTGCGGGCGAGAAAATTCTGGCATTTCTTAACCTGCGGGCAGAAACCGTCTCTATTTCTGGCGGCATCATTCTTTTTCTGATTGCCATTAAGATGATTTTCCCCAGCGCCTCGGGTAACAGTAGTGGACTTCCGGCAGGTGAAGAGCCGTTTATCGTGCCGCTGGCAATTCCACTGGTGGCGGGGCCGACTATCCTCGCCACGCTGATGCTGCTGTCACACCAGTACCCGAATCAGATGGGCCATCTGGTGATTGCCCTGCTGCTGGCCTGGGGCGGCACATTTATCATCCTGCTACAGTCATCGCTCTTTTTGCGCCTGCTGGGCGAGAAAGGGGTAAACGCACTGGAACGCCTGATGGGGTTGATTCTGGTAATGATGGCAACCCAGATGTTCCTCGACGGTATTCGGATGTGGATGAAGGGGTAA
- the gntU gene encoding gluconate transporter, with product MTTLTLVLTAVGSVLLLLFLVMKARMHAFLALMVVSMGAGLFSGMPLDKIAATMEKGMGGTLGFLAVVVALGAMFGKILHETGAVDQIAVKMLKSFGHSRAHYAIGLAGLVCALPLFFEVAIVLLISVAFSMARHTGTNLVKLVIPLFAGVAAAAAFLLPGPAPMLLASQMNADFGWMILIGLCAAIPGMIIAGPLWGNFISRYVELHIPDDISEPYLGEGKMPSFGFSLSLILLPLVLVGLKTIAARFVPEGSTAYEWFEFVGHPFTAILVACLVAIYGLAMRQGMPKDKVMEICGHALQPAGIILLVIGAGGVFKQVLVDSGVGPALGEALTGMGLPIAITCFVLAAAVRIIQGSATVACLTAVGLVMPVIEQLNYSGAQMAALSICIAGGSIVVSHVNDAGFWLFGKFTGATEAETLKTWTMMETILGTVGAIVGMIAFQLLS from the coding sequence GTGACTACATTAACGCTTGTTTTAACAGCAGTAGGGTCTGTTTTACTGCTGCTGTTTTTAGTCATGAAGGCGCGTATGCATGCTTTCCTGGCTTTGATGGTGGTGTCTATGGGGGCTGGCCTTTTTTCCGGTATGCCGCTCGATAAAATCGCAGCGACGATGGAAAAAGGGATGGGAGGTACCCTTGGTTTCCTGGCGGTGGTTGTCGCCCTGGGAGCCATGTTTGGCAAGATCTTACATGAAACCGGCGCAGTCGATCAGATTGCCGTCAAAATGCTCAAATCCTTCGGTCACAGCCGCGCGCATTATGCCATTGGCCTTGCGGGTCTGGTCTGTGCGTTACCATTGTTCTTTGAAGTGGCGATTGTTCTGCTGATTAGCGTTGCATTCTCAATGGCGCGCCACACGGGCACAAACCTGGTAAAGCTGGTTATCCCGCTGTTTGCAGGCGTAGCAGCGGCAGCGGCGTTCTTGCTGCCGGGGCCAGCGCCAATGCTGCTGGCATCGCAGATGAATGCCGACTTTGGCTGGATGATCCTGATTGGCCTGTGTGCGGCAATTCCGGGGATGATTATTGCCGGTCCGCTGTGGGGTAATTTCATCAGCCGTTACGTTGAGCTGCATATTCCTGACGACATCAGTGAACCGTATCTTGGCGAAGGCAAAATGCCGTCCTTCGGATTCAGTTTGTCGCTGATCCTGCTGCCGTTAGTACTGGTTGGGCTGAAAACCATTGCTGCACGTTTTGTGCCAGAAGGGTCAACGGCTTATGAATGGTTTGAGTTTGTTGGCCATCCATTTACCGCGATTCTGGTTGCTTGTCTGGTGGCGATTTATGGTCTGGCGATGCGTCAGGGTATGCCGAAAGACAAAGTGATGGAGATTTGCGGTCACGCGCTGCAACCTGCGGGGATTATTCTGCTGGTGATTGGTGCGGGCGGTGTGTTCAAACAGGTGCTGGTTGACTCTGGCGTAGGTCCGGCGCTGGGCGAAGCGTTAACCGGGATGGGCCTGCCGATTGCGATCACCTGCTTCGTGCTGGCAGCGGCGGTGCGCATCATTCAGGGATCTGCAACCGTTGCCTGTTTAACGGCGGTGGGGCTGGTGATGCCGGTTATTGAACAACTGAATTACTCCGGTGCGCAAATGGCGGCGCTGTCGATTTGTATCGCTGGTGGTTCGATTGTAGTCAGCCATGTTAACGACGCCGGTTTCTGGTTGTTCGGTAAATTTACCGGCGCGACCGAAGCCGAAACGCTGAAAACCTGGACCATGATGGAAACCATTCTTGGTACTGTCGGTGCCATCGTCGGGATGATTGCGTTTCAGTTGTTGAGTTAA
- the gntK gene encoding gluconokinase, which translates to MSTTNHDHHIYVLMGVSGSGKSAVASEVAHQLHAAFLDGDFLHPRRNIEKMASGEPLNDDDRKPWLQALNDAAFAMQRTNKVSLIVCSALKKHYRDLLREGNPNLSFIYLKGDFDVIESRLKARKGHFFKTQMLVTQFETLQEPGADETDVLVVDIDQPLEGVVASTIEVIKKGK; encoded by the coding sequence TTGAGCACGACTAACCATGATCACCACATTTACGTTCTGATGGGCGTATCGGGCAGCGGCAAATCTGCGGTCGCCAGTGAAGTGGCGCATCAACTTCATGCCGCGTTTCTTGATGGCGATTTCCTCCATCCGCGTCGCAATATCGAAAAAATGGCGTCCGGTGAACCGTTGAATGATGATGATCGTAAACCGTGGTTACAGGCGCTGAACGACGCCGCGTTTGCCATGCAGCGTACCAATAAAGTGTCGCTGATCGTCTGTTCTGCACTGAAAAAGCACTATCGCGACCTGCTGCGTGAAGGTAATCCAAATCTCTCTTTCATCTACCTGAAAGGCGATTTTGATGTGATTGAAAGCCGCCTGAAAGCGCGCAAAGGCCATTTCTTTAAAACCCAAATGCTGGTGACGCAGTTTGAAACGCTGCAGGAACCGGGTGCGGACGAAACCGATGTACTGGTGGTAGATATCGATCAGCCGCTGGAAGGTGTTGTGGCAAGCACCATTGAGGTTATTAAAAAAGGCAAATAA